The following are encoded in a window of Alkalidesulfovibrio alkalitolerans DSM 16529 genomic DNA:
- the mscL gene encoding large-conductance mechanosensitive channel protein MscL: MKLLQEFKEFAVKGNAVDMAVGIIVGAAFGKIVSSMVADVIMPPIGLLVGGIDFSDLTVTLKAAAEDAPAVVLRYGVFVQTVVDFAIVAFAIFMLVKGINMLRRKEEAAPAAPPPEPGPEEKLLTEIRDLLKKGA, from the coding sequence GTGAAACTTCTGCAGGAATTCAAGGAATTCGCCGTCAAGGGAAACGCCGTGGACATGGCCGTGGGCATCATCGTGGGCGCGGCGTTCGGCAAGATCGTCAGCTCCATGGTCGCGGACGTGATCATGCCGCCCATCGGCCTGCTCGTGGGCGGCATCGACTTCAGCGACCTGACAGTGACCTTGAAGGCCGCGGCCGAGGACGCCCCGGCCGTGGTCCTGCGCTACGGCGTCTTCGTGCAGACCGTGGTGGACTTCGCCATCGTGGCCTTCGCCATCTTCATGCTGGTCAAGGGGATCAACATGCTGCGCCGCAAGGAGGAGGCCGCGCCCGCCGCGCCGCCTCCCGAGCCCGGCCCCGAAGAGAAGCTCCTGACCGAGATCAGGGACCTGCTCAAGAAGGGCGCGTAG
- a CDS encoding rhodanese-like domain-containing protein, translating to MAVSRRTLLLLLPAVVLLAVAALKLGWLPDHGALSDAERRAKALAMYDHYAREFPGVAAIEPEEAILLHERGQAVFVDVREPREMAVSTIPGALSEDGFLAALAHDPEAFSGKIVIGYCTISYRSGVLAERLAERHGFTMLNLRAGILGWLHVGGSLVGPDGKPSNRVHVYGASWDLAPRGIESIY from the coding sequence ATGGCCGTGTCGCGCCGTACCCTGCTGCTGCTTTTGCCCGCCGTGGTGCTGCTCGCGGTCGCGGCCCTGAAATTGGGCTGGCTGCCGGATCACGGCGCGCTCTCCGACGCCGAGCGCCGGGCCAAGGCTTTGGCGATGTACGATCATTATGCCCGCGAATTTCCAGGCGTGGCGGCCATCGAGCCCGAGGAGGCGATCCTTTTGCACGAGCGCGGGCAGGCGGTGTTCGTGGATGTCCGGGAGCCGCGTGAAATGGCGGTTTCGACCATCCCCGGCGCGCTTTCGGAGGACGGCTTTCTGGCCGCCTTGGCGCACGACCCCGAGGCCTTTTCCGGCAAAATTGTCATCGGATACTGCACCATCAGCTACCGCAGCGGCGTTCTGGCCGAACGCCTGGCCGAGCGTCACGGCTTCACCATGCTGAACCTGCGCGCGGGCATCCTGGGCTGGTTGCATGTGGGCGGTTCCCTGGTCGGGCCGGACGGGAAGCCCTCGAATCGTGTGCACGTCTACGGCGCCTCATGGGATCTGGCGCCGCGCGGCATCGAAAGCATCTACTGA
- a CDS encoding EAL and HDOD domain-containing protein — MRSDGLELESVFVARQPIFDRDENIWGYELLFRSSQQAGTSCIVDDDNATSRVIADGFMLAGDGLSHGSKLLINFPARMLVEDAAFALPPDMCVIEILETVRPEPEVIAALRRLKDAGYTLALDDFVGQPGFEPILGMADIVKVDILGRSPKDVIGLYKQLKPYGCKLLAEKIETVKIYELTRQLGFEFFQGFFFCKPTVITGKKISSSELSKLQLLERLGHPDYDVNDLAQIIAVDISLSYRLLRYINSAAFSLRAKIESVRQAIVLLGQKQLAQWLRVVVMSDLSNTRKTGELAFVSAKRARFLELMAAKTGMPSESMFLLGLFSLLDAILGQPMEEVMRDLPLDDDIRDALLGKNSKVLDWLKLVETFDRADWEKLDAALDKLHLDPESAAKSHAQAMAWAAEILGLSTPEDEAPKPRAPSAR; from the coding sequence TTGCGATCCGACGGCCTTGAACTCGAATCCGTCTTCGTCGCGCGTCAGCCCATTTTCGACCGCGACGAGAACATCTGGGGATACGAGCTTCTCTTCAGGTCCAGCCAGCAGGCCGGCACGTCCTGCATCGTCGATGACGACAACGCCACATCCCGGGTCATCGCCGACGGCTTCATGCTTGCTGGCGACGGCCTGAGCCACGGTTCCAAGCTGCTCATCAACTTTCCCGCGCGCATGCTCGTGGAGGACGCGGCCTTCGCCCTGCCTCCGGATATGTGTGTCATAGAGATATTGGAGACGGTGCGGCCCGAGCCCGAGGTCATCGCGGCCCTGCGACGCCTCAAGGACGCTGGCTACACCCTGGCCCTGGACGATTTTGTGGGCCAGCCCGGATTCGAGCCCATCCTTGGCATGGCCGACATCGTCAAAGTGGACATCCTCGGCCGCTCACCAAAAGACGTCATCGGCCTGTACAAGCAACTCAAGCCTTACGGCTGCAAGCTTTTGGCCGAGAAAATCGAGACCGTCAAAATCTACGAACTCACCAGACAACTCGGCTTCGAGTTCTTTCAGGGCTTCTTCTTCTGCAAACCCACGGTCATCACGGGCAAGAAGATCAGCAGCAGCGAGCTTTCCAAACTACAACTGCTGGAAAGACTTGGCCACCCGGACTACGACGTCAACGATCTGGCCCAGATCATCGCGGTGGACATCTCCTTGTCCTACCGGCTGCTGCGCTACATCAACTCGGCCGCCTTCTCGCTACGGGCCAAGATCGAATCCGTGCGCCAGGCCATCGTACTGCTCGGGCAGAAACAGCTTGCGCAATGGCTTCGCGTAGTGGTCATGTCCGACCTGTCGAACACGCGCAAGACCGGCGAGTTGGCCTTCGTCTCGGCCAAGCGCGCCCGGTTTCTGGAGTTGATGGCCGCCAAGACGGGGATGCCGTCCGAATCCATGTTCCTGCTCGGACTTTTCTCGCTGCTCGACGCCATTTTGGGCCAGCCCATGGAGGAGGTCATGCGCGACCTGCCGCTCGACGACGACATCCGCGACGCGCTCCTGGGCAAGAACTCCAAGGTGCTCGACTGGCTCAAGCTCGTGGAGACGTTCGACCGCGCCGACTGGGAGAAACTCGACGCGGCTCTGGATAAGCTGCACCTCGACCCCGAGTCGGCCGCCAAATCGCACGCCCAAGCCATGGCCTGGGCCGCCGAGATACTGGGACTCTCCACGCCCGAAGACGAAGCTCCGAAGCCTCGCGCTCCAAGCGCGCGCTGA
- the zupT gene encoding zinc transporter ZupT, which yields MLQGDVYTAFGLTLFAGLCTGIGSVLAFFTKRTDTRFLSVALGFSAGVMLYVSFMEILPKAHEALAEILGNDNGAWAMLAGFFGGFLLAMGIDRLVPAEENPHEPHRVEDMEDCAQMARFRKLYRTGIFTALAIAIHNFPEGLATFMAALTDPALGVAIAVAVAIHNIPEGIAVSVPIFYATGKRRKAFWLSFLSGLAEPAGALVGYLLLFWFFNGIVFGVVFAAVAGIMVFISLDEMLPAAREYGEHHLSIYGLGAGMAMMGVSLVFL from the coding sequence ATGCTGCAGGGCGATGTCTATACTGCGTTCGGACTCACGCTGTTCGCCGGACTGTGCACGGGCATCGGCTCGGTGCTGGCCTTCTTCACCAAACGCACGGACACCCGCTTCCTCTCCGTGGCGCTCGGCTTTTCGGCCGGGGTCATGCTCTACGTCTCGTTCATGGAGATCCTGCCCAAGGCCCACGAGGCCCTGGCCGAAATCCTGGGCAATGACAACGGGGCCTGGGCCATGCTCGCGGGCTTTTTCGGCGGCTTCCTCCTGGCCATGGGCATAGACCGCCTCGTGCCCGCAGAGGAGAACCCCCACGAACCCCACCGCGTGGAGGACATGGAGGACTGCGCGCAGATGGCGCGCTTCAGGAAGCTCTACCGCACCGGTATCTTCACCGCCCTGGCCATCGCCATCCACAACTTCCCCGAAGGTCTAGCGACTTTCATGGCCGCCCTGACCGATCCCGCGCTCGGCGTGGCCATTGCCGTGGCCGTGGCCATCCATAACATCCCCGAAGGCATCGCGGTGAGCGTGCCCATCTTCTACGCCACGGGAAAACGCCGCAAGGCCTTCTGGCTCTCGTTCCTCTCCGGTCTGGCCGAACCCGCCGGAGCGCTCGTGGGCTACCTGCTGCTCTTCTGGTTCTTCAACGGCATCGTTTTCGGCGTCGTCTTCGCGGCCGTGGCGGGCATCATGGTCTTCATCTCACTGGACGAAATGCTGCCTGCCGCACGCGAGTACGGCGAGCACCACCTCTCCATTTATGGCCTGGGCGCGGGTATGGCCATGATGGGCGTCTCCCTCGTCTTCTTGTAA
- a CDS encoding ArsR/SmtB family transcription factor has translation MSSKPEIIPTCAEDCEVHELHSASIATVREAMPPDADLFFLAELFRVLGDHTRVRVLAALSRTELCVCDLAELLGMSHSAVSHQLRALRASRLVRGRRDGKNVFYSLDDDHVRGLMEQGLDHVRHG, from the coding sequence ATGAGCAGCAAGCCAGAAATCATCCCCACCTGCGCCGAGGACTGTGAGGTCCACGAACTGCATTCGGCTTCCATTGCGACCGTGCGCGAGGCCATGCCGCCCGACGCGGATCTTTTTTTCCTGGCGGAGCTGTTCCGGGTGCTGGGCGACCACACGCGGGTGCGCGTCTTGGCCGCGCTCTCGCGCACCGAGCTGTGCGTCTGCGATCTGGCCGAATTGCTGGGCATGTCGCATTCCGCCGTCTCGCACCAGCTCAGGGCGCTTCGCGCTTCCCGCCTCGTGCGCGGCCGCCGTGACGGCAAAAACGTCTTCTACTCCCTGGACGATGACCACGTGCGCGGCCTCATGGAACAAGGCCTGGATCACGTGCGTCACGGCTGA
- a CDS encoding 30S ribosomal protein S1 — MSDEAKKDGEDFASMFEAYEAEMQDNVRVGDKISGTVISIDGAGVFVGVGAKRDGVVAREELLDENGELTVAVGDTVDLYVVGMSGGEIKLSKAMGGRGGFEQLEQAKANDMPVEGKVTGLVKGGFSVQVMGKRAFCPVSQIDDRFVENPEEYVGKTLPFLIIKLEQGGRNLVVSRREILAREKAEAMTAFQEQVKVGDVVEGTVKRLADFGAFIEIIPGVEGLAHISELSWSRVDKPSEAVREGEVLPVKVLDIAPAKKGGMKISLSVKQAQQNPWETAGERFKAGDKVTGRVIRLADFGAFVEIAPGLEGLVHLSEMAHGRRVMKADEVVSAGQEVTVSIKDIDLERHRISLSIKDAEGDPWLELASTLSVGQEITGTAESFGKFGLFVTLLPGVTGLLPKSKLAQAPKEKREALERAKPGDQVTVFVDEIKPAERKITLGAGQSEEAQAEPKDWKKHAKAAGVEAPKGGGMNSLADKLAQAMRAKNGE, encoded by the coding sequence ATGTCCGATGAGGCAAAAAAGGACGGCGAGGACTTCGCCTCCATGTTCGAGGCCTACGAGGCCGAAATGCAGGATAACGTCCGCGTGGGCGACAAGATATCCGGGACCGTCATCTCCATCGACGGCGCCGGGGTCTTCGTCGGCGTCGGGGCCAAGCGCGACGGCGTAGTGGCCCGCGAGGAACTGCTTGACGAGAACGGCGAGTTGACCGTGGCCGTGGGCGACACCGTGGATCTCTACGTGGTCGGCATGTCCGGGGGCGAAATCAAGCTCTCCAAGGCCATGGGCGGCCGGGGCGGCTTCGAGCAGCTCGAGCAGGCCAAGGCCAACGACATGCCCGTGGAGGGTAAGGTCACGGGCCTGGTCAAGGGCGGCTTCTCCGTGCAGGTCATGGGCAAGCGCGCCTTCTGCCCGGTCTCGCAGATCGACGACCGCTTCGTGGAGAATCCCGAGGAATACGTCGGCAAGACGCTGCCGTTCCTGATCATCAAGCTGGAGCAGGGCGGCCGCAACTTGGTGGTCTCGCGGCGCGAGATACTGGCCCGCGAAAAGGCCGAGGCCATGACCGCCTTCCAGGAGCAGGTCAAGGTCGGCGATGTGGTCGAAGGCACTGTCAAGCGCTTGGCCGACTTCGGCGCATTCATCGAGATCATCCCCGGTGTGGAAGGTCTGGCCCACATCTCTGAACTCTCCTGGTCGCGCGTGGACAAGCCCTCCGAGGCCGTGCGCGAGGGCGAAGTCCTGCCGGTCAAGGTTCTCGACATCGCCCCTGCCAAAAAGGGCGGCATGAAGATTTCGCTCTCCGTGAAACAGGCCCAGCAAAACCCCTGGGAGACCGCGGGCGAGCGTTTCAAGGCCGGCGACAAGGTCACGGGCCGCGTGATCCGGCTGGCCGACTTCGGCGCTTTCGTGGAGATTGCCCCGGGACTCGAAGGACTCGTGCATCTCTCCGAGATGGCCCATGGCCGCCGCGTCATGAAGGCCGACGAAGTCGTCTCTGCCGGTCAGGAAGTGACGGTGTCCATCAAGGACATCGACCTCGAGCGGCACCGCATCTCGCTGTCCATCAAGGACGCCGAGGGCGACCCCTGGCTCGAGTTGGCCTCCACGCTGAGCGTGGGCCAGGAGATCACCGGCACGGCCGAGTCCTTCGGCAAATTCGGTCTTTTCGTCACGCTGCTTCCCGGCGTGACCGGCCTGCTGCCCAAGTCCAAGCTGGCCCAGGCCCCCAAGGAGAAGCGCGAGGCCCTGGAGCGCGCCAAGCCTGGGGATCAGGTCACGGTCTTCGTGGATGAGATCAAGCCCGCCGAGCGCAAGATCACCCTCGGCGCGGGACAGAGCGAAGAGGCCCAGGCCGAGCCCAAGGACTGGAAGAAGCACGCCAAGGCGGCGGGCGTCGAAGCCCCCAAGGGCGGCGGCATGAACTCCCTGGCCGACAAGCTGGCCCAGGCCATGCGCGCCAAGAACGGCGAATAA
- the argC gene encoding N-acetyl-gamma-glutamyl-phosphate reductase has translation MPAKRTAGLVGVTGYTGMELARLLAAHPSLELVRATSRGEAGKRLADLFPHLERTAPGEIVVTMPDVADLKKSCDVVFLAVPHGTAMDMAGELLDAGARVVDLSADFRLRDADIYAQWYNLAHRRTDLLDRAVFGLVELYREEVRNASLVANPGCYPTAAILGLAPALKAGLIEPDGIVVDAKSGATGAGRGANTAMLYCEVADSFRAYNIGKHRHTPEIEQELSRAAGQGLTVSFNPHLLPMNRGILATMYGRLTRPATTAEVREIYAERYAGERWIRVLPEGGLPQTRNVRGTMFCDIGLVADPRTGRLVVLSAIDNLCRGASGQALANANLMLGLDESLGLDLPPFMP, from the coding sequence ATGCCCGCGAAACGCACCGCCGGACTGGTCGGAGTGACCGGCTACACCGGCATGGAACTGGCCCGGCTCCTGGCCGCCCACCCCTCCCTGGAGCTCGTGCGCGCCACCTCGCGCGGCGAGGCGGGCAAGCGCCTGGCCGACCTCTTTCCGCACCTGGAGCGCACCGCTCCGGGCGAGATCGTGGTCACCATGCCCGACGTGGCGGATCTCAAGAAATCCTGCGACGTGGTCTTTCTGGCCGTGCCCCACGGCACGGCCATGGACATGGCGGGCGAGTTGCTCGACGCGGGCGCTCGCGTGGTGGACCTCTCGGCCGACTTCAGGCTGCGCGACGCGGACATCTACGCGCAATGGTACAACCTGGCGCATCGCCGCACCGACCTGCTCGACCGCGCCGTCTTCGGGCTCGTCGAACTGTACCGCGAGGAGGTCAGGAACGCCTCGCTGGTGGCCAACCCCGGCTGCTACCCCACGGCCGCCATCCTGGGCCTTGCGCCGGCGCTTAAAGCCGGACTAATCGAGCCCGACGGCATCGTGGTGGACGCCAAGTCCGGGGCCACGGGCGCTGGGCGCGGCGCGAACACGGCCATGCTCTACTGCGAGGTGGCGGATTCATTCAGGGCCTACAACATCGGCAAGCACCGCCACACGCCCGAGATCGAGCAGGAGCTTTCCCGCGCGGCCGGGCAAGGCCTCACGGTCTCCTTCAACCCGCACCTGCTGCCCATGAACCGGGGCATCCTGGCCACCATGTACGGTCGCCTGACGCGGCCCGCGACAACGGCCGAGGTCCGCGAGATCTACGCCGAGCGCTACGCGGGCGAACGTTGGATACGGGTGCTGCCCGAGGGCGGCCTGCCGCAGACGCGCAACGTGCGCGGCACCATGTTCTGCGACATCGGGCTCGTGGCCGATCCGCGCACCGGACGGCTCGTGGTCCTCTCGGCCATCGACAATCTCTGCCGGGGAGCGAGTGGGCAAGCCCTGGCCAACGCCAACCTGATGCTCGGGCTGGACGAGTCCTTAGGACTCGACCTGCCTCCGTTCATGCCGTGA
- a CDS encoding phage regulatory CII family protein, which yields MHVTQMLHDAIVRRRGLAKQVAKALNKPYSTLLRELNPWDRGAKIGVDDLSLILKSSGDVSALKAIAEDLGYKLTPIKEKRA from the coding sequence ATGCATGTGACGCAGATGCTTCACGACGCCATCGTCAGGCGGCGCGGGTTGGCCAAGCAGGTGGCCAAGGCCCTGAACAAGCCGTATTCCACCCTGCTGCGCGAACTCAACCCGTGGGACAGAGGAGCGAAGATCGGCGTGGACGACCTGTCGCTGATCCTCAAGTCGTCCGGCGACGTGAGCGCGCTCAAGGCCATTGCCGAGGATCTCGGCTACAAGCTGACCCCTATCAAAGAAAAACGCGCCTAG
- a CDS encoding deoxyguanosinetriphosphate triphosphohydrolase, with protein MDWTCLLSPRRHPERENAPGDPRSEFLRDYDRIVFSTAFRRLGRKTQVHPLTINDHVHTRLTHSIETGSVGRSLGLHAFELLRDELPPHTPPAMLGEIVQAACLAHDIGNPPFGHAGEEAVRAFFAEAPDHLVENLSPAQRLDLATFEGNAQGFRIVTRLEMSLNAGGMRLTLPTLGALLKYPWTSEHPVARQKGKFSCYLSERATLDEIAQRLGLPPGTEGGFARHPLAFLVEAADDICYSILDLEDARELGLLSFAEIMAALGPLADSLGGPARDASLHQRRRLSYIRSQAIGRAVEDAARAFADHHRAILAGAFEKSLLDVCSEATRQGIAGAKELARGRIYTNTRKIELEIGSFSAIGGLLQVLCTAVWEKLARGRVSGRGQRLLRVLGEHAPPDDATLYEGYMRVLDYVSGMTDQYATLMAKQIGGLAENLSVR; from the coding sequence ATGGACTGGACATGTCTCCTTTCACCCCGCCGCCACCCCGAACGCGAAAACGCCCCCGGCGACCCGCGCAGCGAGTTCCTGCGTGACTACGACCGCATCGTCTTCTCCACGGCCTTCCGCCGCCTGGGCCGCAAGACCCAGGTTCACCCCCTGACCATCAACGACCACGTGCACACGCGCCTGACGCACAGCATCGAAACGGGCAGCGTGGGACGCTCGCTCGGCCTGCACGCCTTTGAACTCTTGCGTGACGAGTTGCCGCCGCACACGCCCCCGGCCATGCTCGGCGAGATCGTGCAGGCCGCCTGCCTGGCCCACGACATCGGCAATCCGCCCTTCGGCCACGCCGGGGAGGAGGCGGTGCGCGCCTTCTTCGCCGAGGCCCCGGACCATCTGGTCGAGAATCTTTCGCCCGCCCAGCGTCTCGACCTCGCCACCTTCGAGGGCAACGCCCAGGGCTTTCGCATCGTCACCCGGCTCGAAATGTCGCTGAACGCTGGCGGCATGCGCCTGACCCTGCCCACGCTCGGCGCGCTGCTGAAATACCCGTGGACCTCCGAGCACCCAGTGGCCAGACAAAAGGGCAAATTCTCCTGCTACCTCTCCGAGCGCGCCACCCTCGACGAGATCGCACAGCGCCTGGGCCTGCCGCCGGGCACAGAAGGCGGCTTCGCCCGCCACCCCCTGGCCTTCCTCGTGGAGGCGGCGGACGACATCTGCTACTCCATCCTCGACCTGGAGGACGCCCGCGAACTGGGGCTTCTTTCCTTCGCCGAGATCATGGCCGCGCTCGGCCCCCTGGCCGACTCCCTGGGCGGCCCGGCGCGCGACGCCTCGCTGCATCAGCGCCGCCGCCTCTCCTACATCCGCTCCCAGGCCATCGGCCGGGCCGTGGAGGACGCGGCCAGGGCGTTCGCCGATCACCACCGCGCCATCCTGGCTGGAGCCTTCGAGAAGTCGCTGCTCGACGTCTGCTCCGAGGCTACCCGCCAAGGCATCGCCGGGGCCAAGGAGCTTGCGCGCGGCCGGATCTACACCAACACCCGCAAGATCGAGTTGGAGATCGGCTCGTTCTCGGCCATCGGCGGGCTGTTGCAGGTGCTGTGCACGGCCGTGTGGGAGAAGCTGGCGCGCGGCAGGGTCAGCGGCCGGGGCCAGCGCCTGTTGCGGGTGCTGGGCGAGCACGCGCCGCCCGACGACGCCACGCTCTATGAAGGATACATGCGCGTGCTCGACTACGTCTCGGGCATGACCGACCAGTACGCCACGCTCATGGCCAAGCAGATCGGCGGTCTGGCCGAAAATCTGAGCGTACGCTGA
- a CDS encoding GNAT family N-acetyltransferase encodes MTQPRAEPTLIWNDGMATVPREAWDALAEPCPFPFLEWDWLALTEESNSASALAGWLPRHLLAWRGERLVAAAPFYIKAHSGGEFVFDHVWAEVASRLGLPYYPKLVGMAPFTPASGYDILLAPGEDRAEMVFRFAREALQLCWGLGLSGVNVNFAAPRLAVELGGLGFSAWEHQGYVWENPGYTGYGDFLATLRRGPARNIRRERDSLRAAGVGVEMLVGDEITPRLMRHMYQLYVRTNAKFGPWGCKFLTREFFEQVLDRAGRRLALAVARRAGSSDPLAMALFTRKGERLWGRYWGAFEEVRNLHFEVCYHTPMEWAIAQGIRWFDPGMGGLHKALRGFRSIANESLHRFIDPRLDGLLKAHIGEINALERAHISDMNSRLPYAPTS; translated from the coding sequence ATGACGCAGCCGCGCGCCGAACCGACACTCATCTGGAACGACGGCATGGCCACCGTTCCGCGCGAGGCCTGGGATGCCCTGGCCGAGCCCTGCCCCTTTCCGTTCCTGGAATGGGACTGGCTCGCTCTGACCGAGGAGTCAAACAGCGCTTCGGCCCTGGCCGGGTGGCTGCCGCGCCATCTTTTGGCTTGGCGGGGCGAGCGGCTGGTGGCGGCCGCGCCCTTCTATATCAAGGCCCACAGCGGCGGCGAATTCGTCTTCGACCACGTCTGGGCCGAGGTCGCAAGCCGCCTGGGGCTGCCCTATTACCCGAAGCTCGTGGGTATGGCGCCCTTCACCCCGGCCTCGGGCTACGACATCCTGCTCGCGCCGGGCGAAGACCGCGCCGAAATGGTCTTTCGTTTCGCTCGTGAGGCCTTGCAATTGTGCTGGGGACTTGGGCTTTCCGGGGTCAACGTGAACTTTGCGGCTCCGCGTTTAGCCGTGGAACTCGGAGGCCTTGGCTTCAGCGCCTGGGAGCACCAGGGCTACGTCTGGGAAAATCCGGGCTACACCGGATACGGGGACTTTCTGGCCACGCTCAGGCGCGGCCCGGCACGCAACATCCGGCGTGAGCGCGACTCGCTTCGTGCTGCAGGCGTTGGCGTGGAAATGTTGGTAGGAGACGAGATCACCCCCCGGCTCATGCGGCACATGTACCAACTTTACGTGCGCACCAACGCCAAGTTCGGCCCCTGGGGTTGCAAGTTCCTCACCCGCGAATTCTTCGAGCAGGTCCTCGACCGGGCGGGCAGGCGGCTGGCCCTGGCCGTGGCCCGCCGCGCGGGCTCGTCCGATCCGCTGGCCATGGCGCTGTTCACTCGCAAAGGAGAAAGGCTGTGGGGCCGCTACTGGGGTGCCTTCGAGGAGGTGCGCAACCTGCATTTCGAGGTCTGCTACCACACCCCCATGGAATGGGCCATCGCCCAGGGAATCCGCTGGTTCGATCCGGGCATGGGCGGGCTGCACAAGGCGCTGCGGGGATTTCGCTCCATTGCCAACGAGAGCCTGCACCGCTTCATCGACCCGCGTCTGGACGGTCTTTTGAAGGCTCACATCGGCGAGATCAACGCCCTTGAGCGCGCCCACATCTCGGACATGAACTCCCGCCTACCCTACGCCCCGACCTCCTGA
- a CDS encoding DUF1844 domain-containing protein: MTADTTPASPCCEGPGGPIMPEVTFSTFVLSLASSALVHLGEVPEPSSGAMQEDLVLAKHTIDILCMLKCKTEKCLDADERKLLEDVLFELRMKYVAKSK; this comes from the coding sequence ATGACCGCCGACACCACGCCCGCCTCTCCCTGCTGCGAAGGCCCCGGCGGGCCCATCATGCCCGAGGTGACGTTCTCCACCTTCGTGCTCTCCCTGGCCTCCTCCGCACTCGTCCACCTGGGCGAGGTGCCCGAGCCCTCCAGCGGGGCCATGCAGGAGGACCTAGTCCTGGCCAAGCACACCATCGACATCCTGTGCATGCTCAAGTGCAAGACCGAGAAGTGCCTCGACGCCGACGAGAGAAAGCTGCTCGAGGACGTGCTCTTCGAACTGCGCATGAAATACGTGGCCAAAAGCAAGTAA
- a CDS encoding SO_0444 family Cu/Zn efflux transporter — translation MSAIDPIIANLPSLTLEILAETWGVVLDAAPWMLLGVIVAGLLKAFLPDRVVARHLGANSRFAVLKAALIGAPLPLCSCGVLPAAAGLRRQGAGKGPTAAFMVSTPETGVDSIAVTYALLDPLMAVLRPVAAIVTAVLTGLGVGWLDRREGRPGEGALASGAAPVAAAGHACTDEEAGPGGMKSPMPARPEPFSPILPSMDALEKAQTHGGCGCGDTGCGVPAARPGLFGRVRSGLSYAFLDILGDVGPWFMAGALAAGAFIALAPPQLLSDNLGTGLWAMLAALAVSLPLYVCATATTPLVAALAMKGLSPGAALVFLLAGPATNAATVAVVAGMLGRRAAMVYVAAIGVCALLMGAAANWLYFRLGMDVAGWVAVSGEEAHGPFSVIAGGVMLGCMAYGYARRKMNGHAGGCAAEAKV, via the coding sequence ATGTCCGCAATCGACCCGATCATCGCAAACCTGCCGTCCCTGACCTTGGAAATACTCGCCGAAACCTGGGGCGTGGTGCTCGACGCCGCGCCCTGGATGCTCCTTGGCGTGATCGTGGCCGGGCTGCTCAAGGCCTTCCTGCCCGACCGCGTCGTAGCCCGGCACCTGGGCGCGAACAGCCGCTTCGCCGTGCTCAAGGCCGCACTCATCGGCGCGCCGCTGCCGCTGTGCAGTTGCGGCGTGCTGCCCGCCGCGGCCGGGCTCAGACGCCAGGGCGCGGGCAAGGGGCCCACGGCCGCCTTCATGGTCTCCACTCCCGAGACGGGCGTGGACTCCATCGCCGTGACCTACGCCCTGCTCGATCCGCTCATGGCCGTGCTGCGGCCCGTGGCCGCCATCGTCACCGCCGTGCTCACCGGGCTCGGCGTGGGTTGGCTGGACCGGCGCGAGGGCCGTCCAGGCGAGGGGGCGCTGGCTTCAGGGGCCGCGCCCGTGGCCGCCGCCGGGCATGCGTGTACGGACGAAGAGGCAGGGCCGGGCGGTATGAAGAGCCCGATGCCTGCACGCCCCGAGCCATTCTCGCCCATCCTGCCGTCCATGGATGCCCTGGAGAAAGCCCAGACGCACGGCGGCTGCGGCTGCGGCGACACGGGATGCGGCGTGCCCGCGGCCCGGCCCGGCCTGTTCGGCCGGGTGCGCTCGGGCCTTTCCTACGCCTTCCTCGACATCCTGGGCGACGTGGGCCCCTGGTTCATGGCCGGGGCGCTGGCTGCCGGAGCCTTCATCGCGCTCGCGCCGCCGCAGCTTCTCTCGGACAACCTGGGCACCGGCCTTTGGGCCATGCTCGCGGCCCTGGCTGTGTCCCTGCCGCTGTACGTCTGCGCCACGGCGACCACGCCCCTGGTCGCGGCCCTGGCCATGAAGGGACTTTCGCCCGGCGCGGCGCTGGTCTTCCTGCTCGCCGGGCCAGCCACCAACGCGGCCACCGTGGCCGTGGTCGCGGGTATGCTCGGCCGCCGCGCGGCCATGGTCTACGTCGCGGCCATCGGCGTATGCGCGCTGCTCATGGGCGCGGCCGCGAACTGGCTCTACTTCCGTCTCGGCATGGACGTGGCGGGATGGGTGGCGGTTTCCGGCGAGGAGGCGCACGGACCGTTCTCGGTCATTGCGGGCGGGGTCATGCTCGGCTGCATGGCCTACGGCTATGCGCGTAGGAAGATGAACGGCCATGCGGGAGGGTGCGCGGCCGAGGCCAAGGTCTGA